A single genomic interval of Candidatus Nomurabacteria bacterium harbors:
- a CDS encoding UvrD-helicase domain-containing protein, whose translation MEIKLNDEQLSAVKHRGSPLLIIAGAGTGKTAVITQRIIDLLRSGEAKASEILALTFTEKASSEMIERVDQEMPIGYEEVDIMTFHSFCDSILRQDGLYIGLDIDFDLMSEAQSYIFFRRHLFEFPLDELRPTGKPSANITAILKHFSRLQDEDVFPEDYRSYASTLPETSEEEIAMKKQALELAGTYEAYTKLKISESNLDFGDLIMQTLRLLRERPNILQKYHQKYKYILVDEFQDTNYTQSVLVNLLALGQTVEKSSLQERNSANVTVVGDDDQAIYKFRGAAISNILHFKDAYPKAKRVVLTSNYRSRQGILDSAYQLIKNNDPDRLEVTESVDKRLISRKVFDQDIAEPVKLLVAETGSEEADLVAREILRLTGNIDKVNGGSDIVKKQFDDKGQAMFVDVDNAEREVMRFSDIAILSRANSHAEPFVQALKHYGIPFKYAGPKGLYSRPEIAELISYLRILADHTDDLSMYGLLKMDLWRLTARELVDIMRSARRLKTPVMRFLEDQWSCTVGEDLSIDGEPSNLLKEIVSEEHREHLKELLQLIGKGMSMLRSGSSIGETLFEYFKESGIMKSLLSKEDDAQALFQVQNISKYFEMIKSFEDSNHGASVSDYVDYLNYSIEIGENPSTESDALEGYDAVNIMSVHRSKGLEFPVVFLVNLVSERFPTRNRGDSIPIPDALIKDHIADVDTSEEHRREERRLFYVGATRAQELLYLTAARFYGDAKRAKKPSVFLDELLNRKVVEEFGADKDSANEKSDFVVHVSTENDDIEFKQLRGLDPQTVSYSQLDTYETCPKRYKYSYIYKIPGRPSSSLAFGLSIHNSLRSFYSQLKNYQEGLQGFAKEPQLNDLLQYYDQKWITEGYDSLEHEKARKEFGQSILKDFYREQFDPQSVTVGLEVSFRYQLKDIILKGMIDRIDVLEEKNGQKIVELIDYKTGKLKSEADVRDNVQLAIYSIVAEEVFGYKVRSASLIFVEHGAKISVNIGQERKDEVKEHILHLVERIRQMDFVATPGFHCSYCDYREICEDALADI comes from the coding sequence ATGGAGATCAAATTAAATGATGAACAGCTGTCAGCAGTAAAACACAGGGGTTCTCCGCTCCTGATAATTGCTGGCGCAGGTACAGGCAAAACCGCAGTCATCACCCAGCGAATAATCGATCTGTTAAGGTCTGGAGAAGCAAAAGCCTCTGAGATATTGGCACTTACATTCACAGAAAAGGCCTCCTCAGAAATGATAGAACGTGTAGATCAGGAGATGCCGATAGGATATGAAGAGGTAGATATCATGACCTTCCATTCGTTTTGTGATTCGATCCTTCGGCAGGATGGCTTGTATATCGGTTTAGATATCGATTTCGACCTGATGTCAGAGGCACAAAGTTACATTTTCTTTAGAAGGCACTTATTTGAATTTCCCTTAGATGAACTACGACCTACAGGAAAGCCTTCAGCAAACATTACAGCTATACTGAAGCACTTCTCAAGATTACAAGATGAAGATGTCTTTCCTGAGGATTATCGATCATATGCGTCTACTCTCCCTGAGACATCCGAGGAAGAGATCGCGATGAAGAAACAAGCACTTGAATTAGCTGGAACATACGAAGCGTATACAAAACTGAAGATATCTGAATCCAATTTGGACTTTGGTGATCTGATAATGCAGACTTTACGATTATTAAGGGAACGACCAAATATTTTACAGAAATATCATCAGAAGTATAAATATATCTTGGTTGATGAATTCCAAGATACAAATTACACACAAAGCGTCCTTGTGAATCTGCTCGCATTAGGCCAAACCGTTGAGAAAAGTAGCTTGCAGGAGAGGAATTCTGCAAATGTTACAGTAGTTGGTGATGATGATCAGGCGATATACAAATTTCGAGGCGCGGCGATCTCCAATATTTTGCATTTTAAGGATGCATACCCTAAAGCAAAGAGGGTGGTGTTGACATCGAATTATCGCTCCAGACAGGGAATCCTTGATTCTGCATATCAACTGATCAAAAATAATGATCCAGATCGGTTAGAGGTAACTGAGTCTGTAGATAAACGTCTTATATCCAGAAAGGTATTTGATCAGGATATTGCAGAACCTGTAAAACTACTCGTAGCTGAAACCGGTTCTGAGGAGGCAGATCTGGTTGCCAGAGAGATCCTTCGATTGACAGGTAATATCGATAAGGTTAACGGAGGAAGCGATATAGTTAAGAAACAGTTCGATGATAAGGGGCAGGCTATGTTTGTGGATGTAGATAACGCAGAGAGAGAGGTTATGCGTTTTTCAGACATCGCCATCCTTTCTAGAGCAAATAGTCATGCAGAGCCATTTGTCCAAGCCTTAAAGCATTATGGGATCCCATTCAAATATGCTGGTCCCAAAGGGTTATACAGCAGACCTGAGATCGCCGAACTTATTTCTTATCTACGGATCCTTGCGGATCATACAGATGATCTGAGTATGTATGGATTGTTAAAGATGGATCTTTGGCGACTTACCGCTAGGGAATTGGTGGATATTATGCGAAGCGCTCGGAGATTGAAGACCCCCGTGATGAGATTTCTTGAGGATCAGTGGAGTTGTACTGTTGGTGAAGACCTTTCGATCGATGGTGAGCCCAGTAACCTTCTAAAAGAGATAGTTTCTGAAGAACATAGAGAGCACCTTAAAGAACTTTTACAACTTATTGGAAAAGGTATGTCGATGTTGCGATCAGGTTCATCGATAGGTGAAACATTATTCGAATACTTCAAAGAAAGCGGGATAATGAAGAGCCTGTTATCTAAGGAGGATGATGCACAAGCGCTTTTCCAGGTTCAAAATATCAGTAAATATTTCGAGATGATCAAATCTTTTGAGGATTCGAATCATGGAGCCTCAGTTTCTGATTATGTGGATTATCTGAATTACAGTATCGAGATCGGGGAGAATCCTTCTACAGAGTCGGATGCATTAGAAGGGTATGATGCGGTAAATATCATGAGCGTTCATAGGTCGAAAGGGCTTGAATTCCCTGTTGTATTCCTAGTAAACCTTGTATCAGAAAGATTCCCTACAAGGAATCGAGGCGATAGTATCCCTATCCCTGACGCATTGATCAAAGATCACATAGCTGATGTTGATACCTCTGAAGAGCATAGACGAGAGGAGCGACGTTTGTTCTATGTGGGGGCTACCCGAGCTCAAGAATTGCTTTACCTTACAGCTGCTCGTTTCTATGGCGATGCTAAGCGAGCAAAGAAACCGAGTGTATTTCTTGATGAACTGTTGAACAGGAAGGTTGTAGAGGAATTCGGGGCAGACAAAGATTCGGCTAATGAAAAATCAGATTTCGTAGTACATGTCTCTACCGAAAATGATGATATTGAATTCAAACAGTTGAGGGGATTGGATCCTCAAACGGTCAGTTATTCACAACTTGATACTTATGAGACATGCCCTAAACGATATAAATACAGTTACATATACAAGATCCCTGGACGTCCCAGCTCCTCTCTTGCCTTTGGTTTAAGTATTCATAACTCATTGCGTTCATTTTATTCTCAATTGAAAAATTACCAAGAAGGTCTACAGGGCTTTGCCAAGGAGCCTCAACTCAACGATCTTTTGCAGTATTACGATCAGAAATGGATAACGGAAGGCTATGATAGTTTGGAGCACGAGAAAGCCAGAAAGGAATTCGGCCAAAGTATCTTAAAGGATTTCTATAGGGAACAGTTCGATCCTCAAAGTGTGACTGTCGGTTTAGAAGTGTCCTTTAGATATCAACTAAAAGACATCATACTAAAAGGAATGATAGATAGGATAGATGTCTTAGAGGAGAAAAATGGGCAGAAGATCGTTGAACTAATAGACTATAAAACCGGAAAGCTAAAGTCAGAGGCGGATGTTCGTGACAATGTCCAGCTTGCGATATACTCTATTGTCGCAGAAGAGGTTTTTGGGTATAAGGTGAGATCTGCAAGTTTGATTTTTGTTGAGCATGGTGCAAAAATAAGCGTAAATATTGGGCAAGAAAGAAAAGATGAGGTAAAAGAACATATCTTGCACCTGGTCGAGAGGATACGACAGATGGATTTCGTCGCAACGCCAGGCTTTCATTGCTCGTACTGTGATTATCGTGAG
- a CDS encoding PrgI family protein, protein MRQHPIPQNILDIEFKLFTKFTIREFAYMAIGIGFGGIFLYLFSKGEIPAVIALPVFLISSGIGLFLGLVPINDQNADVFLRNYFLAISRPTQRVWKGELFDEKVQVIAQQKGVSLGTTGTMDRDANLKSNSKVIGGTAKNLPTTQFIEEETLSEIEEDEAEQLELIDQIAKQQFVMNAGDDLSTSPTKSTDTREMTSSTQAVNPSEEKGSSGAVLSDDAVPSSGTLPSDDTVPSAEATNTVEATNPSDTTNLTVVTDRPQTTSSSETTNFKTVEESANPTDAIEPQVAKFTDELAPRTELEFTSPDQETPATNNLDDGGFSTQNNSHRSDKPLVSVNNPSLSPEAIPASLDNPSLSPGAPYRSEYNPPTSVDNPLDQIKPVPTVQNIRSEHVDKVPATGGSIQENDLITITSETAKPVATQVEDYPEDPGNIAMYLTNTNGDPIPQAMTLIKDSAGSILQVIQSDPQGLVLPNKKFVKGKYLAEIKHDNAHFPRVNFILDGNKLPVVNITSIN, encoded by the coding sequence ATGAGGCAACACCCGATCCCGCAAAACATATTAGACATTGAGTTCAAGCTGTTTACCAAGTTCACTATACGTGAATTTGCGTATATGGCTATCGGTATTGGGTTTGGCGGTATCTTCCTATATCTCTTTTCAAAAGGAGAGATCCCCGCTGTCATTGCACTACCAGTTTTCCTCATATCATCTGGGATAGGATTATTCTTGGGATTAGTCCCTATTAACGATCAAAATGCAGATGTGTTCCTGAGGAACTATTTCCTTGCAATCTCAAGACCAACCCAAAGAGTATGGAAAGGAGAGCTATTTGACGAAAAGGTACAAGTGATTGCCCAACAGAAAGGTGTTTCGCTTGGAACCACAGGGACTATGGATAGAGATGCAAATCTGAAATCTAACTCTAAGGTTATAGGTGGTACTGCAAAGAATCTCCCCACTACACAATTTATCGAAGAAGAAACTTTGTCAGAGATCGAGGAGGACGAAGCCGAACAGCTCGAACTTATCGATCAGATCGCAAAACAACAATTTGTTATGAATGCAGGTGACGATCTTTCAACAAGCCCTACCAAATCAACGGATACCAGGGAGATGACTAGCTCTACCCAAGCAGTAAACCCAAGTGAAGAAAAAGGCTCTAGCGGAGCAGTATTATCTGACGACGCAGTGCCATCTAGCGGAACCCTACCATCTGACGACACAGTGCCATCTGCAGAAGCGACAAATACCGTTGAGGCAACGAATCCTAGCGATACAACGAATCTCACCGTGGTAACAGATCGTCCCCAAACAACAAGTTCTTCTGAAACAACGAATTTTAAAACGGTCGAAGAATCAGCCAATCCAACGGATGCGATAGAGCCTCAGGTCGCAAAATTTACAGATGAGTTAGCTCCCAGAACAGAACTCGAGTTTACTTCTCCTGACCAGGAGACACCCGCTACGAACAATTTAGATGATGGCGGATTCTCTACTCAGAACAACTCTCATCGATCTGACAAACCTCTCGTATCAGTAAACAATCCTTCCCTATCACCAGAAGCCATACCCGCATCATTAGACAACCCTTCCCTGTCACCAGGCGCCCCTTACAGATCCGAATATAATCCTCCTACATCAGTAGACAACCCTCTTGATCAGATCAAACCTGTACCAACAGTTCAAAATATACGATCCGAGCATGTAGATAAAGTTCCGGCAACCGGAGGATCCATTCAAGAGAACGATCTGATCACAATAACAAGCGAAACCGCAAAACCGGTTGCTACACAGGTGGAAGATTACCCAGAGGACCCGGGTAATATTGCTATGTACCTGACAAATACGAACGGAGACCCGATCCCTCAAGCTATGACCCTGATAAAAGATAGTGCTGGTTCGATACTGCAAGTTATCCAATCCGACCCTCAAGGTTTGGTCTTACCTAACAAAAAGTTTGTAAAAGGGAAATACCTTGCTGAAATAAAACATGACAATGCACACTTCCCTCGTGTAAACTTCATATTGGATGGAAACAAGTTACCAGTTGTAAATATAACCTCTATAAACTGA
- a CDS encoding ATP-binding protein encodes MEIDFNTLEVGEWFFRTFFISGYPRFVGPNWLSPIVNFENSLRISTFYYPVDSKVILQKLKKKIGEMEATLYSQMEGRKVVDASMKVALTDAQQLQDSIAEGTEKFFHFGMYVTIQSKDKEQLEKISKNVVSTLASINVTAKPALLQQEQGFISTQPLGLDKLFITRNMDTTSLATTFPFVTSELTMDHGIMYGINQHNRSLVVFDRFDMENANTVVFAKSGAGKSYFVKLEAVRSMMLGTELIIIDPEREYERLAASVNGSYISFSQDKGDKMNPFELSGLGEDEDELRMKMLSLQGFFKLMLGELNSIELAILDRALILTYREKGITLDPSTQKNANYPLLEDLYKVLKGMAESEARSMSSRLERYIIGSAAGVFNEKSTIEINNPFTVFSIRDMPEELRPMSMYLMLDYIWTKIRKDQKRRLLVVDEAWYMMQNEDSAKFMYSIAKRARKYYLGLTTITQDVDDFLQNDMGRAIITNSAIQFLMKQSPTAVERLQKVFNLSEGERQYLLTADKGQGLFFAGQNHVAIMVVSSQAEHELITTDPKDLERMKKEGALDKSLEELAQMYEPPAMQQPIKDSVDREQSQNIQKAVQTRKQTVEQMIEEKLRLGTRSGESDGELDTTLTESQRQQLYTSLTDQVVAARKEMNRGRTHLTPQGIVGDLNDISDTTGDNDKQSDSTNPTGKDKERVN; translated from the coding sequence ATGGAGATAGATTTCAACACTTTGGAAGTAGGAGAATGGTTCTTTAGGACATTCTTTATCAGTGGTTATCCTAGGTTTGTTGGTCCTAACTGGTTGTCCCCTATTGTTAATTTCGAAAATTCTTTGAGGATAAGCACCTTTTACTACCCGGTGGACTCCAAGGTTATCCTTCAGAAACTAAAGAAGAAGATCGGTGAGATGGAAGCGACTTTGTATTCACAAATGGAAGGTCGTAAGGTAGTTGACGCATCAATGAAAGTTGCACTCACTGATGCTCAACAATTACAAGATTCTATTGCTGAAGGGACTGAGAAATTCTTCCATTTCGGAATGTATGTCACAATTCAAAGCAAGGATAAAGAGCAACTGGAAAAGATCTCCAAAAATGTCGTATCTACACTGGCATCAATAAATGTCACAGCAAAACCTGCACTTCTCCAGCAAGAGCAAGGTTTTATTAGTACACAACCACTCGGTCTCGACAAACTGTTCATCACCAGAAACATGGATACGACATCACTTGCTACTACATTCCCATTTGTCACAAGTGAGCTGACCATGGATCATGGGATCATGTACGGCATCAACCAACACAATCGCAGTTTGGTGGTATTCGACAGATTTGATATGGAAAATGCGAATACAGTAGTGTTTGCAAAATCTGGTGCAGGAAAAAGTTATTTTGTGAAATTAGAAGCAGTACGTAGCATGATGCTTGGTACAGAACTGATCATTATCGATCCTGAGAGAGAATATGAAAGGCTCGCAGCTTCTGTGAACGGTTCATATATTTCATTCTCACAAGATAAAGGCGACAAGATGAATCCTTTCGAACTTTCAGGGCTTGGGGAGGATGAGGATGAGTTAAGAATGAAGATGCTTTCATTACAAGGTTTCTTCAAGCTGATGCTCGGAGAACTTAATAGTATAGAACTGGCTATCTTGGATCGTGCACTGATCCTTACATACCGAGAGAAAGGGATCACGCTAGACCCATCTACCCAGAAAAATGCTAACTACCCTCTTCTTGAAGATCTGTATAAGGTCCTAAAGGGTATGGCGGAATCAGAAGCTCGCAGTATGTCGAGTCGGCTAGAAAGATATATCATCGGTAGTGCTGCGGGTGTTTTCAATGAAAAAAGCACCATAGAGATAAATAATCCATTCACAGTCTTTAGTATCCGAGATATGCCTGAAGAATTGCGACCTATGTCAATGTATCTCATGTTGGATTATATATGGACTAAGATCAGAAAAGATCAGAAAAGAAGACTCCTTGTCGTTGATGAGGCTTGGTACATGATGCAAAATGAGGATTCAGCGAAATTCATGTACAGTATCGCAAAAAGAGCTAGGAAGTATTACCTTGGCTTAACAACGATAACTCAAGATGTTGACGACTTCCTCCAGAACGATATGGGGAGGGCTATCATAACCAACTCAGCGATCCAATTCCTGATGAAACAAAGTCCAACTGCTGTGGAACGATTACAGAAAGTGTTCAATTTATCAGAGGGAGAGCGACAATACTTGCTTACGGCCGACAAAGGACAGGGGCTTTTCTTTGCAGGACAGAACCATGTCGCTATTATGGTGGTTTCCAGCCAGGCTGAGCATGAATTGATCACAACTGATCCAAAGGATCTCGAACGAATGAAAAAAGAAGGAGCCTTAGACAAATCGTTAGAGGAGTTAGCTCAGATGTATGAACCTCCGGCAATGCAACAACCGATCAAGGACAGTGTAGATAGAGAGCAAAGTCAAAATATACAGAAAGCGGTTCAAACAAGAAAGCAAACTGTCGAGCAGATGATCGAGGAGAAATTGAGACTCGGAACTAGATCAGGTGAAAGCGATGGGGAACTCGACACCACACTTACCGAAAGCCAGAGACAACAGCTGTACACATCACTCACCGATCAGGTTGTAGCAGCTCGAAAAGAGATGAATAGAGGGCGTACTCACCTTACACCTCAAGGGATCGTAGGCGACCTAAATGACATTTCAGATACAACAGGTGATAATGATAAACAGAGTGATTCAACTAATCCTACTGGCAAAGACAAAGAAAGAGTAAATTGA
- a CDS encoding M23 family metallopeptidase, whose product MSRFDYVISGVIVYIMLSIVMISSADFIFGTVGITTPSVLGDTVSDRTINVSDTSIDPEGSIETTDLEIEEIADDIGRYKILKGKPLDPSIAELDQGFSLAWPVEGGVGTVTQCFDEVHNGVDIADHTYPNILAGEKGKVILAGCYGICPPAGVYSGGSGLARTVMIEHENGLISVYGHLHEIYVEEGDEVGRGQIIAKMGQTGEVRGGVHLHFSLLKNIHWDLVDPTEYLEREVCIDGLPDPKAFYGEYEDNAEHVVDPNAGLEDPE is encoded by the coding sequence ATGAGTCGCTTTGATTATGTTATCTCTGGGGTGATTGTTTATATCATGCTATCTATCGTGATGATCAGCTCTGCCGACTTCATCTTTGGAACAGTGGGAATAACAACCCCTTCTGTCTTAGGAGATACAGTATCTGATCGTACGATCAATGTATCGGATACATCGATAGACCCGGAAGGATCTATAGAAACAACAGATTTGGAGATAGAAGAGATTGCCGATGACATAGGAAGGTATAAGATCCTCAAGGGTAAACCTCTTGATCCTAGTATCGCAGAGCTTGATCAAGGGTTCTCTTTGGCTTGGCCTGTTGAGGGAGGGGTTGGTACTGTAACCCAATGTTTTGATGAAGTACATAATGGCGTCGATATAGCAGATCACACATATCCAAATATACTGGCAGGAGAGAAAGGAAAGGTTATACTGGCAGGTTGTTATGGAATTTGTCCGCCTGCAGGTGTGTATTCTGGAGGATCTGGTTTGGCACGTACAGTTATGATAGAACATGAGAATGGTTTGATATCTGTTTATGGGCATCTTCATGAGATATATGTTGAGGAAGGGGATGAGGTTGGTCGTGGACAAATTATCGCGAAGATGGGACAAACCGGAGAAGTCAGGGGAGGTGTGCATCTTCACTTTAGCTTACTGAAAAATATTCATTGGGATCTGGTAGATCCTACTGAGTATTTAGAGAGGGAGGTGTGTATTGACGGATTGCCTGATCCCAAGGCTTTTTATGGTGAATATGAAGATAATGCAGAACATGTCGTAGACCCAAATGCTGGTTTAGAAGACCCTGAATAG
- a CDS encoding AAA family ATPase encodes MDPLDQNPTSLGAVVVPDPSGISGMPPKVDDGNTSALKTTDALNPNPNINPSHDKEVIDEIEELQQKVDEVDLPEELQERAARSIQRLRRMAKRGSYTGEFETVEKYIYWITKIPWGKISKDDLDVTNAKRIMDQSHYGMNTVKNLVLDYLAVMQLQLKNNSNEQQNLASGDMAVLRGSSANAPVMIFVGLQGVGKTSIAKSIANAMGRQFQRVSIGAIGSVQALRGQSKAFLDAEPGGIVKALARAGTMNPVILLDEIEKASGNSGLLNDIMAALLEILDPEQNSTFIDHYIDFPIDLSKVFFICTANNLGTLSAALLDRMEVIRFTSYDDEEKIVIAKNYSMPKVLKNSGLSPDTLIIEEEVWPILVRPVGFDAGLRQLERNLATMVRAVARKIIEGVQPPIRITPENIRDFVLPDQGPLS; translated from the coding sequence ATGGATCCACTCGATCAGAACCCAACAAGTTTAGGAGCAGTAGTAGTCCCTGATCCTTCAGGGATATCAGGTATGCCACCAAAGGTTGATGACGGCAATACCTCTGCATTAAAAACAACTGATGCTCTTAATCCAAATCCCAATATAAACCCTTCACATGATAAAGAGGTGATCGACGAGATCGAGGAACTACAACAGAAGGTTGACGAAGTAGACCTCCCAGAAGAACTACAGGAACGAGCTGCAAGATCGATACAAAGACTTCGCAGGATGGCCAAACGAGGTAGTTATACAGGTGAGTTTGAAACGGTGGAAAAATATATCTACTGGATCACGAAGATCCCTTGGGGGAAGATATCAAAAGATGATCTTGATGTCACAAATGCAAAACGGATCATGGATCAATCTCACTATGGCATGAACACAGTAAAGAATTTGGTACTCGACTATCTGGCAGTGATGCAACTGCAATTGAAAAATAATTCAAATGAACAACAAAACCTCGCCTCTGGAGATATGGCAGTCTTAAGAGGATCCTCTGCTAATGCTCCTGTGATGATATTTGTGGGTTTACAGGGTGTCGGTAAAACATCTATAGCAAAGTCTATCGCAAATGCCATGGGAAGGCAGTTTCAGAGAGTTTCTATAGGAGCTATTGGGAGTGTACAGGCATTGCGTGGTCAATCAAAAGCATTTCTAGATGCAGAACCGGGAGGTATTGTAAAAGCATTGGCCCGTGCTGGCACTATGAATCCAGTGATCTTGCTTGATGAGATAGAAAAGGCAAGTGGTAATAGCGGACTTTTGAACGATATCATGGCCGCCTTACTTGAGATCCTAGATCCTGAACAGAACAGTACATTCATTGATCATTACATAGATTTTCCGATCGATCTTTCAAAAGTATTCTTCATCTGTACTGCCAATAATCTAGGTACACTATCTGCTGCGCTTCTCGATCGTATGGAAGTTATCCGATTCACTAGTTATGATGATGAGGAGAAGATCGTTATCGCAAAGAATTACTCTATGCCGAAGGTTTTGAAGAATAGTGGTCTTTCACCAGATACTTTGATCATAGAGGAGGAGGTGTGGCCTATACTTGTTCGCCCGGTAGGCTTTGATGCTGGGTTGAGACAGCTTGAGCGAAATCTCGCAACAATGGTAAGAGCCGTAGCGCGAAAGATCATAGAAGGAGTACAACCTCCGATCAGGATCACTCCAGAGAATATCCGAGATTTCGTACTCCCAGATCAAGGACCCTTAAGCTAA
- a CDS encoding metallophosphoesterase encodes MKRVVISDLHLTNSFDQGLYDLLLEITKDYDEIIINGDFWDGYLISFDGFLRSKWSGLFPYLKEKAVYTYGNHDPEIWQDERSMTFCKSVGDSYQVELPNKIRLRIQHGHRLHQYRGMTVEKHLLLRAIGIIPYILVNKYEKILSDMFGWEKFKYIWWEDRASDNSKLKEVSQKLLGKDEILVAGHIHLPIFTPEKGYINTGAITHGLASYLEVDGEDMRMIYKKY; translated from the coding sequence ATGAAAAGAGTTGTCATTTCCGATCTGCATCTAACAAATAGCTTCGACCAAGGCTTATACGATCTTCTTCTCGAAATAACCAAAGACTATGATGAAATTATCATCAATGGAGATTTCTGGGATGGGTATCTTATCTCATTTGACGGATTTCTTCGGTCTAAATGGTCCGGTCTATTTCCGTATCTCAAAGAAAAAGCTGTCTATACATATGGAAACCATGATCCTGAGATCTGGCAAGATGAAAGATCTATGACATTTTGTAAAAGTGTGGGGGATTCTTATCAAGTAGAACTGCCAAATAAGATCCGCTTACGAATACAGCACGGTCATAGATTACATCAATATAGAGGGATGACTGTCGAAAAACATCTACTCCTTAGAGCTATTGGGATCATCCCATATATTCTGGTAAACAAGTATGAGAAGATCTTATCTGATATGTTTGGTTGGGAGAAATTCAAATATATCTGGTGGGAGGATCGAGCGAGCGACAATTCCAAACTCAAAGAAGTATCACAGAAACTGCTTGGGAAGGATGAGATCTTAGTCGCAGGTCATATCCACCTACCGATCTTTACTCCAGAAAAAGGTTATATCAATACAGGTGCGATCACCCATGGGTTAGCCAGTTACTTAGAAGTAGATGGTGAGGATATGAGGATGATATACAAAAAATACTGA
- a CDS encoding insulinase family protein, which produces MKSVLLDFYVGFGSGDEITPDQYGIAHFLEHMLFNGSEKYPVRADTDNLVSSLGNYQNAWTWLSMTTYYQYSTKENFKQAFDILSDRVFNPILREEDVQKEIGVIQEERLMCENDPWTSLSLEIGSRLFAPTPLSHPTIGTESSIGGMTSSGLRDLHQKGYHPSNVWFVTYGGMSLNEISAIVSSTFKESGGSVRYDHQKITLPSVSGESKIEIKRDIDLSIYMLDLSVPPVESIEELAALTVFETLLGSGNGSRFMDEFMLKSSLSSAAEFGVYLHRNGVIMGANINCEPKDQEKVQKLTRKYLVDLDFSFGSDDVDRASKFTYGNLIRSIEEVGFLSSSGLQNLELMNFLNGSDHDLDMLQEAIRSVGVREIKKLINWIGDNASWIDGVAVPN; this is translated from the coding sequence ATGAAATCGGTATTGTTGGATTTTTATGTCGGCTTCGGTTCAGGAGATGAGATCACTCCTGATCAGTATGGGATCGCCCATTTTTTGGAGCATATGCTTTTCAATGGAAGTGAGAAGTATCCTGTGCGTGCAGATACTGACAATCTAGTATCTAGTCTTGGTAACTATCAGAATGCATGGACATGGTTATCTATGACAACATACTATCAATATTCAACAAAAGAAAATTTCAAACAGGCATTTGATATCTTGTCAGACCGGGTCTTTAATCCGATCCTTAGAGAAGAAGATGTGCAAAAGGAGATCGGGGTGATACAGGAAGAGAGGTTGATGTGTGAGAATGACCCATGGACCTCTCTATCATTAGAAATAGGATCTCGTTTGTTCGCACCTACGCCCCTTTCTCATCCCACGATAGGTACAGAGTCTAGCATTGGTGGTATGACAAGCTCAGGATTAAGGGACCTTCATCAGAAAGGTTACCACCCTAGCAATGTTTGGTTCGTGACATATGGTGGAATGAGCTTGAATGAAATCTCTGCTATCGTGTCGAGTACATTTAAAGAGAGTGGTGGATCAGTACGCTATGATCACCAGAAGATAACTCTCCCATCTGTATCTGGTGAATCCAAGATAGAGATCAAAAGAGATATAGATCTTTCGATATATATGCTTGATCTATCCGTACCACCTGTAGAGAGTATAGAGGAATTGGCAGCCTTGACCGTCTTTGAAACTTTGCTGGGTTCAGGAAACGGGTCTCGATTCATGGATGAGTTCATGTTGAAAAGTTCTCTCTCTTCAGCAGCAGAATTTGGAGTGTATCTACATAGGAACGGCGTTATTATGGGAGCAAATATTAATTGTGAACCTAAAGATCAAGAAAAGGTACAAAAACTTACCCGAAAGTATCTTGTAGATCTTGATTTTTCATTTGGATCTGATGATGTAGACAGGGCGAGCAAATTTACTTATGGGAATTTGATAAGAAGTATCGAAGAAGTAGGCTTTCTTTCGAGTAGTGGATTACAGAACCTAGAACTGATGAATTTTCTAAATGGGAGTGATCATGATCTGGATATGTTACAAGAGGCCATCAGATCTGTTGGGGTTAGGGAGATAAAGAAATTAATCAATTGGATCGGAGATAATGCCTCTTGGATCGATGGCGTAGCTGTACCAAATTAG